The Microlunatus soli genome contains the following window.
AGCTGTACGCGACATGGAGCCATTGTTACTCGCCGACAGCCGGGATGAAAGGTTTGCCGCCGGCCGGCGGCTGGGACCCCTGCGATCGGTTCGACGATCAGGTTGCCGTCGGGTGACACCACCCGGCGGCGAAAAACCGGAGGTCCGCGACCGGACGGCTCTTCTACAGTGGGACCCATGGGACACGTGGAATTGACCGGGGTGTCGTTCCACCTCCCGGACGGCCGCCCGCTGCTCAGTGATGTCACGTTCCGGGTCGGCGACGGCGCGGTGATCGCGCTGGTCGGGCCCAACGGTGCCGGCAAGACCACGCTGCTGCGGATCGTCGCCGGCGACCTGCAACCGACCGACGGCGGCATCTCCCGCAGCGGTGGGCTCGGAGTGATGCGGCAGTTCATCGGCAGCATCCGGGACTCCTCGACGGTGCGGGATCTGCTGTTCTCCCTGGCGCCGCAACGGCTGCAGCAGGCGGTCGCCGACGTCGACCGGCTGGAGTTGCAGCTGATGACCGACGACAGCGAACCGACCCAGCTCGGCTACGCCGCGGCGCTGGCCGAGTATGCCGATGCCGGCGGGTACGACGCCGAGGTCACCTTCGACGCCTGTTGCACCGCGGCGATCGGGATCGACTACGACCGAGCCAAGTGGCGTGAGGTGAACACGCTGTCCGGCGGTGAGCAGAAGCGGCTGGCCCTGGAGGCGCTGCTCCGCGGTCCGGACGAGGTGCTGCTGCTCGACGAGCCGGACAACTACCTGGACGTGCCGGGCAAACGCTGGCTGGAAGATCAACTCCGGTCGACCAAGAAGACTGTGTTGTTGATCAGCCACGACCGCGAGCTGCTGGCCAACGCCGCGACCGGGATCGCCGCGCTGGAGCTGGGGTCGGCGGGCAACACGCTGTGGGTACACGGCGGCGGCTTCGGCACCTTCGCCGCCGCCCGGCAGGCCCGCTTCGAACGGTTCGAGGAGCTGCGCAAGCGGTGGGACGAGGAGCACGCCAAGCTCAAGGCGCTGGTGATCATGTACAAGCAGAAGGCTGCGTACAACTCCGACATGGCCAGCCGCTACCAGGCCGCCAAGACCCGGCTGGCCAAGTTCACCGACGCCGGTCCGCCGCAGGAGCTGCCCCGGGAGCAGAACGTGACGATGCGGCTACGCGGTGGCCGCACCGCCAAGCGGGCGGTGATCGTCGACGATCTGGAACTGACCGGGCTGATGAAACCGTTCAGCACGGAGATCTGGTTCGGCGATCGGGTCGGCGTGCTCGGTTCGAACGGGTCCGGCAAGTCGCATTTCCTACGACTGCTGGCGTTGGGCGGAACGCTGCCGGCATCCGATCTTGATCCGATCGGCGGAGTTGATCTTGCTCCGGTGGCGCACACCGGGATCGCCCGACTCGGCTCCCGGGTCAAGCCGGGACTGTTCGCCCAGACCCATCACCATCCCGAGCTGGTCGGCAGGACGCTGCTGGAGATCCTGCACCGCGGCGATGATCATCGAGACGGACTCGATCGGGAGTACGCCGCCCGCCGGCTGGATCGCTACGAGCTGGCCAAGGCCGCCGAGGTCCGCTTCGACCTGCTTTCCGGAGGTCAGCAGGCCCGCTTCCAGATCCTGCTGCTGGAGCTGTCCGGTGTCACCTGCCTGCTGTTGGACGAGCCGACCGACAACCTGGACATCGAGTCGGCCGATGCATTGGAGAGCGGCCTGCAGGCCTTCGAGGGAACGGTGATCGCCGTCACCCACGACCGGTGGTTCGCCCGCGGACTGGACAGCTTCCTGATCTTCGGAGCCGACGGCGGGGTGTACGCCTCCGACGAACCGGTCTGGGACGAGGGCCGCGTTCAGCGCGCCCGCTGATCGGGTTGTCAGGTGGCATCGACCGGGTGCCGGCCCGGCAGGTGTCGTGCGGCGTCGATCATCGTGGTCGCGATCGTGCCGAACTGCCGGACCAGGGGCCTGTCGTCCTCGGCCCGGGTGGCCAGTTGGACGGTGCTGCGGGCGTCGGTGCCGGTCAGCGGGATCGCCACCGTCCCCGCCGGCAGCGGCCGCGCCGCGCTGCGCGGAGCGATGGTGACTCCGAGCCGGGCCGAGACCAGGTGCAGGATCGTGTTCCATTCCGAACCCTCGAAGGCGATGTCGGGTTCCAGTGCCGCTTCTCGGAACGGTTGCAGATTGACAGCATGAGCGTGTGCGCCGGCCCGGGCAGGGAACAGGACCAGCGGCGACCCGGCCAGTTGCGCAGCCTCGACCGCCGGCCGGGCCGCCGACGGATGGGTGATCGGTAGCACCGCGACGAACGGTTCGGCGAGCAGCGTGGTGAGCGAGATACCGTTCCGCTCCTCGGCATCCCGGACGAACCCGACGTCGGCGGCAGCTCGCTGCAAGCGGTCCAACGTCGTGCTGGTGAAGCCCTCCTGGAGGCGAATCCGCACCTCGGGCCGGTCAGCGGTGAAGGCCAGCAGCGCCGAGCTCATCGGACCAGCGGCGGAGGAGATGAAGGCGATGTCCAGCCGGCCGGCCTCGCCGCGGGCGATCCGACCGGTCTCGGCGACGTCGGCCGACAACCGACCCAACAGCGCGTCGGCCCGCGGCAGGAACGCCTCGCCGGCTGCGGTCAGCCGTACCGATCGGGAGGTCCGCTCGAACAACGCTGCGCCGATGAAACCTTCGAGCCGGCGGATCTGCTGGGACAGTGCCGGTTGGGCGATCCGCAGCCGCCGAGCCGCCCGGCCGAAATGCAACTCCTCGGCCACGGCGACGAAGTAGCGCAGATGACGGAGCTCGATCCTGCTATCCATAGCTGCAACTTATCGATCGGGCGAAGTAGAGGTATTGGAGTTCTTGATCGGGTCGCAGCAGACTGATCCCATGGCATCGTCGACCAACGCCGCGCCCCTGGCCGTACCCCGGATCGAGTCGTTGGGCTCCGACGACGACGCCGAGGCCTTCCGTCGGATCAACACCGAGTGGATCAGCCGGCTCTTCACCCTCACCGACGAGGACCGAGCACTGCTCAACGATCCACGCGGACGGATCATCGACCCGGGCGGCGACGTGCTGCTGGCTCGTGCCGACGACGGGTCGGTCGTCGGTTGCGTGGCGCTGGTGCGCTACCCCGACGACGTTCTCGAGCTGTCCAAGATGGGCGTCACCCCGGCAGCTCAGGGTCGCGGCGTCGGGCGGCTGCTGGTGGCGGGCGCGATCGGCCGGGCCCGTGAGCTGGGTGCCCGTCGGCTGTTCCTCGGCACCAACTCCGCACTCACTCCGGCCATCCACCTCTATCGGGAGGCGGGCTTCGTGCCGATCGGTCGCGAGCACCTGCCGGTGACCGACTACTACGCCCGAGCCGACGTGCTGATGGAGCTGCCGGGCTCTGCCGGCGCTGATCCGACGGTCGGCACCGGCATCGGGTCCGTCGCGGCGACACCGAACACCCGCGACGGCGGATCGGCTACCGATGGCCGTCGTGGTCGGTCCCGGTGATGCTGCGGTCCGACCCGGCGACGTCGACGGCCGGTCTGGCGAAATCGGGGGCGTGTTCGGCGCCGGGCCCGATGGCGATCAGTCGGCCGAGCGGGATGCTCATCCAGGGGAGCAGTCGCATCATGATCACGAAGAGTTCGAAGCCACCCCGATGGCCGGCCATCGCAGGTTCGTAGATCGTCTTGTGCAGAACCCGTTGCCCGGTCTGCAGGAAGACGGTCGGGAAAAGCCGCCGACGCCGGACCCGATCAAGATCATCGCCGGTCGGTGTCCGTCCTTCGGACAGGATCGGGGCCAGCACCCGGGCAGCGGCGACCGCGTCCTGGATGGCGAGGTTGACCCCGACGCCACCGGACGGGGACATCGCATGGGCGGCGTCACCGATGCACAGCAGACCCGGACGATGCCAGCGGCGGAGCCGGTTGAGCTTGACCTGCAGCAGCGGGAGTTCGGCCATCGACCGCAGCTCGTCCAGTCGGTCGGCCAGGTCGGGTCGGAGCTTGGCGATCCGGCGGCGGAAGGAGTCGATCCCTTCGGCCCGCAGCCGATCGGCCGACCCGGTCGGGGCGAGGTAGGCGAGCTGGTAGTAGTCCTGGTGCGCCATCGTCAGCAGGATGTCGGGATGGCTGATCTTCGGCATCAGCGTGGGCTGCTGAGCGCGCCGCTCGGCCGCGGTGCGGGACAGCCGGAACCACCAGACGTCGTACGGGACCCGGTACTCCTTCGGCGTCAGGCCGGCGCCGTCCCGCAGCGGTGAGTCCCGACCCTCGCAGGCGACGGTCAGATCGGCCCGGAGCACCTGCTCGGTGCCGTCCCTGAGCCTGACCCGGGCACCGATCACCCGGCCGCTGTCGACCACCGGACCGAGGGTCGCGGTGTTCATGATCAATCGGAAGTTGGGCTCGCTGCGTGCCGCGTCGGCCAGCATCGACAGCAGGTCCCATTGCGGCGCCATCGCGATGTGATCGTACGGCTTGCCGATCTTGGAGAAATCGCCGAGCACGATCGTGCGATGATCATCGATCGGCAGCCGGTAGTCGGACAGGTCGGTGTGCGGGATCTCGGCGAACCGTTCACCGAGACCGAGCTCGTCCAACAGCCGCAGGGTCGAGGCGTGCACGGTGTCGCCCCGGAAGTCGCGCAGGAAATCGCCGTGTTTCTCCACGACGGTGACGTCGATCCCGGCGCGGGCCAGCAGCAGCCCGAGCATGATCCCCGCCGGTCCGCCGCCGCCGATCAGGCACGTCGTCCGGTCCACGGCTCCATCATGCCCCAGCTCCATCACGCTCCAGCTCCACACGCTCCAGCTCCATCACGCGCCCGGGGTTGTCAGCGCCAACCGGTCAGTGGTTCCCAGCCGATGATCGATTGCGCCCGGGAGCAGTCCCAGG
Protein-coding sequences here:
- a CDS encoding LysR substrate-binding domain-containing protein — translated: MDSRIELRHLRYFVAVAEELHFGRAARRLRIAQPALSQQIRRLEGFIGAALFERTSRSVRLTAAGEAFLPRADALLGRLSADVAETGRIARGEAGRLDIAFISSAAGPMSSALLAFTADRPEVRIRLQEGFTSTTLDRLQRAAADVGFVRDAEERNGISLTTLLAEPFVAVLPITHPSAARPAVEAAQLAGSPLVLFPARAGAHAHAVNLQPFREAALEPDIAFEGSEWNTILHLVSARLGVTIAPRSAARPLPAGTVAIPLTGTDARSTVQLATRAEDDRPLVRQFGTIATTMIDAARHLPGRHPVDAT
- a CDS encoding GNAT family N-acetyltransferase, coding for MASSTNAAPLAVPRIESLGSDDDAEAFRRINTEWISRLFTLTDEDRALLNDPRGRIIDPGGDVLLARADDGSVVGCVALVRYPDDVLELSKMGVTPAAQGRGVGRLLVAGAIGRARELGARRLFLGTNSALTPAIHLYREAGFVPIGREHLPVTDYYARADVLMELPGSAGADPTVGTGIGSVAATPNTRDGGSATDGRRGRSR
- a CDS encoding FAD-dependent oxidoreductase, with amino-acid sequence MDRTTCLIGGGGPAGIMLGLLLARAGIDVTVVEKHGDFLRDFRGDTVHASTLRLLDELGLGERFAEIPHTDLSDYRLPIDDHRTIVLGDFSKIGKPYDHIAMAPQWDLLSMLADAARSEPNFRLIMNTATLGPVVDSGRVIGARVRLRDGTEQVLRADLTVACEGRDSPLRDGAGLTPKEYRVPYDVWWFRLSRTAAERRAQQPTLMPKISHPDILLTMAHQDYYQLAYLAPTGSADRLRAEGIDSFRRRIAKLRPDLADRLDELRSMAELPLLQVKLNRLRRWHRPGLLCIGDAAHAMSPSGGVGVNLAIQDAVAAARVLAPILSEGRTPTGDDLDRVRRRRLFPTVFLQTGQRVLHKTIYEPAMAGHRGGFELFVIMMRLLPWMSIPLGRLIAIGPGAEHAPDFARPAVDVAGSDRSITGTDHDGHR
- a CDS encoding ABC-F family ATP-binding cassette domain-containing protein; translated protein: MGHVELTGVSFHLPDGRPLLSDVTFRVGDGAVIALVGPNGAGKTTLLRIVAGDLQPTDGGISRSGGLGVMRQFIGSIRDSSTVRDLLFSLAPQRLQQAVADVDRLELQLMTDDSEPTQLGYAAALAEYADAGGYDAEVTFDACCTAAIGIDYDRAKWREVNTLSGGEQKRLALEALLRGPDEVLLLDEPDNYLDVPGKRWLEDQLRSTKKTVLLISHDRELLANAATGIAALELGSAGNTLWVHGGGFGTFAAARQARFERFEELRKRWDEEHAKLKALVIMYKQKAAYNSDMASRYQAAKTRLAKFTDAGPPQELPREQNVTMRLRGGRTAKRAVIVDDLELTGLMKPFSTEIWFGDRVGVLGSNGSGKSHFLRLLALGGTLPASDLDPIGGVDLAPVAHTGIARLGSRVKPGLFAQTHHHPELVGRTLLEILHRGDDHRDGLDREYAARRLDRYELAKAAEVRFDLLSGGQQARFQILLLELSGVTCLLLDEPTDNLDIESADALESGLQAFEGTVIAVTHDRWFARGLDSFLIFGADGGVYASDEPVWDEGRVQRAR